The proteins below come from a single Miscanthus floridulus cultivar M001 chromosome 1, ASM1932011v1, whole genome shotgun sequence genomic window:
- the LOC136473366 gene encoding putative cyclin-dependent kinase F-2: MAACVEPAAAVRHPTAAAKTGLKRKRIAVGSTEPYEFDETSRLGAGAFGAVFKAHHRSTGQSVAMKRHSTADGGHATLLREARFLEDACCGGANPFVVGFHGVVRDPVTWQMYLIMECVTSSLHDLLRQRPRGSPPLPEANVRAAMWQLLSGAKKMHDAHIIHRDIKPQNILVDESQSIVKICDFGLAISTDERPPYEPAGTLWYQAPEMLLEKPDYDAKVDVWSLGCVMAELVNNGTPLFQGSHDDGQLCAIFDVLGVPDDSTWPWFSSTPFATEVVPELDMQRYNLLRDLFPETKLSRDGFEVLSGLLTCNPDKRLTAAAALEHPWFAKVDGLELPKKEKIASTLPKPHKRQRLRAVCV, translated from the coding sequence ATGGCTGCCTGCGTagagcccgccgccgccgtccgccacCCCACCGCCGCGGCAAAGACCGGCCTGAAGAGGAAGCGCATCGCCGTCGGGAGCACGGAGCCGTACGAGTTCGACGAGACCAGCCGCCTCGGCGCGGGTGCCTTCGGCGCCGTCTTCAAGGCCCACCACCGCTCCACGGGCCAGAGCGTCGCCATGAAGCGCCACAGCACGGCCGACGGCGGCCACGCTACGCTGCTACGCGAGGCGCGCTTCCTCGAGGACGCGTGCTGCGGCGGCGCCAACCCATTCGTCGTCGGCTTCCACGGCGTCGTCCGCGACCCGGTCACCTGGCAGATGTACCTCATCATGGAGTGCGTGACGAGCAGCCTCCACGACCTCCTCCGCCAACGCCCCCGCGGGAGCCCGCCGCTGCCCGAGGCTAACGTGCGCGCCGCCATGTGGCAGCTACTTTCGGGCGCCAAGAAGATGCACGACGCCCACATCATCCACCGCGACATCAAGCCCCAGAACATCCTCGTCGACGAGAGCCAGAGCATCGTGAAGATCTGCGACTTTGGGCTAGCGATATCCACGGACGAGCGGCCCCCGTATGAGCCGGCCGGCACGCTGTGGTACCAGGCGCCCGAGATGCTGCTGGAGAAGCCCGACTACGACGCCAAGGTTGACGTCTGGTCGCTTGGCTGCGTCATGGCGGAGCTCGTCAACAACGGCACACCTCTATTCCAAGGATCCCACGACGACGGACAGCTCTGCGCGATCTTCGATGTGCTCGGCGTTCCTGATGACAGCACGTGGCCGTGGTTCTCGTCGACGCCATTCGCCACCGAGGTGGTGCCGGAGCTGGACATGCAGCGGTACAACCTCCTGCGCGATCTGTTCCCCGAGACGAAGCTGTCCAGGGATGGATTCGAGGTCCTCAGTGGCCTGCTCACATGCAATCCCGACAAGAGGCTGACGGCAGCCGCCGCGCTCGAACACCCATGGTTCGCCAAGGTCGACGGTCTGGAGCTACCAAAGAAAGAGAAGATTGCGTCCACGTTGCCCAAGCCACACAAACGACAGAGGTTGCGTGCTGTGTGCGTGTGA
- the LOC136546091 gene encoding guanine nucleotide-binding protein subunit beta-like: protein MASVAELKEKHAAATASVNSLRERLRQRRETLLDTDVARYSKSQGRAPVSFNPTDLVCCRTLQGHSGKVYSLDWTPEKNWIVSASQDGRLIVWNALTSQKTHAIKLHCPWVMTCALAPNGQSVACGGLDSACSIFNLNSQADRDGNMPVSRILTGHKGYVSSCQYVPDQETRLITSSGDQTCVLWDVTTGQRISIFGGEFPSGHTADVQSVSINSSNTNMFVSGSCDTTVRLWDIRIASRAVRTYHGHEGDVNSVKFFPDGHRFGTGSDDGTCRLFDMRTGHQLQVYSREPDRNDNELPTVTSIAFSISGRLLFAGYSNGDCYVWDTLLAEVVLNLGNLQNSHDGRISCLGMSSDGSALCTGSWDKNLKIWAFSGTRKIV from the exons ATGGCGTCCGTGGCGGAGCTCAAGGAGAAGCACGCCGCCGCGACGGCGTCGGTCAACTCCCTGCGCGAGCGCCTCCGCCAGCGCCGGGAGACGCTCCTCGACACCGACG tggcgaggtacTCCAAGTCGCAGGGGAGGGCTCCGGTGAGCTTCAACCCGACGGATCTGGTCTGCTGCCGCACGCTGCAGGGCCATAGCGGAAAG GTATATTCTCTGGATTGGACCCCAGAAAAGAATTGGATAGTCAGTGCCTCTCAAGATGGAAGGTTAATTGTGTGGAATGCATTGACAAGCCAGAAAACGCATGCCATAAAGCTGCATTGCCCATGGGTGATGACGTGTGCTCTTGCACCCAATGGCCAATCTGTCGCCTGTGGTGGTCTTGATAGCGCATGCTCTATTTTCAATCTCAACTCTCAAGCAGATAGAGATGGGAACATGCCAGTATCAAGAATTCTTACTGGACACAAGGGCTATGTTTCGTCATGCCAATATGTCCCAGATCAGGAAACTCGCCTTATTACTAGCTCAGGTGATCAGACATGTGTTCTTTGGGATGTTACTACTGGACAGAGGATATCAATATTTGGAGGTGAATTTCCATCAGGGCATACAGCTGACGTTCAAAG TGTGTCCATCAACTCATCAAATACGAATATGTTTGTCTCTGGCTCATGTGATACAACTGTGAGGCTGTGGGATATCAGAATTGCAAGCCGAGCTGTTCGAACCTACCATGGACATGAGGGCGACGTTAACAGTGTGAAGTTTTTCCCTGATGGCCATAGATTTGGTACTGGCTCAGATGATGGCACATGTAGATTATTTGATATGAGAACAGGGCATCAACTTCAGGTGTACAGTAGGGAGCCTGATAGAAATGATAATGAACTACCTACTGTTACATCTATTGCATTTTCGATATCAGGAAGGCTGCTTTTTGCTGGTTACTCCAATGGTGACTGTTATGTGTGGGACACACTTCTTGCCGAG GTGGTACTTAATTTGGGGAACCTGCAAAACTCCCATGATGGTCGTATAAGTTGCCTTGGGATGTCATCTGATGGGAGTGCATTGTGTACAGGAAGTTGGGACAAAAATTTGAAG ATTTGGGCCTTCAGTGGTACCCGGAAGATAGTTTGA
- the LOC136473377 gene encoding deoxyuridine 5'-triphosphate nucleotidohydrolase-like: MAGKFGAIYSRAAACLFSPRPRNIFLHSTPTPARFLPFSRRLHPRSLSTLAMAASNGAAAAATDSVQEHPAATTESVQEPPQKISKISPLLKVKKLSDKAVLPSRGSALAAGYDLSSAVETLVPARGKALVPTDLSVAIPHGTYARIAPRSGLALKHSIDVGAGVIDADYRGPVGVILFNHSDADFAVKPGDRIAQMIIEVIATPEVAEVEDLDATVRGEGGFGSTGV; encoded by the exons ATGGCGGGAAAGTTTGGCGCCATCTATTCCCGCGCCGCCGCCTGCCTATTTAGCCCCCGCCCCCGCAACATCTTCCTCCACTCAACCCCAACTCCTGCCAGATTTCTCCCCTTCTCCCGCCGCCTGCACCCAAGAAGCCTCTCGACCTTAGCCATGGCCGCTTCCAacggcgccgccgctgccgccaccgaCTCCGTCCAGGAGCATCCCGCCGCCACCACTGAGTCCGTCCAGGAGCCTCCCCAGAAGATCTCCAAGATCTCCCCCCTGCTCAAGGTGAAGAAGCTCTCCGACAAGGCCGTGCTGCCGTCCCGCGgctccgccctcgccgccggCTACGACCTCTCGAG TGCCGTGGAGACTCTGGTGCCGGCGCGTGGCAAGGCGCTGGTGCCGACCGACCTCAGCGTCGCCATCCCCCACGGAACCTACGCGCGCATCG CGCCGAGGTCCGGGCTGGCGCTGAAGCACTCCATCGACGTGGGCGCCGGCGTGATCGACGCGGACTACCGCGGCCCCGTCGGGGTCATCCTATTCAACCACTCCGATGCCGACTTCGCCGTGAAGCCCGGCGACAGGATCGCGCAGATGATCATCGAGGTGATCGCGACGCCCGAGgtcgcggaggtggaggacctcgaCGCCACCGTCCGTGGCGAGGGAGGGTTCGGATCCACCGGCGTCTGA